The DNA window gtgaaactccgtcaaacaaacacacaaaacagaaaagaaagactcAGACCAGTAGTTTTGCACTCTCATTCAGAATAAAACTTTTCAGATAGTCTCAACCAAAAGTTACTGAGGATGGGCTTAAGTACACATGTTTTTATCTAggacaccccacccccaccaccgcAGTGATTCTCACGATGAAGACCAGCCTCTCCTCAAACACTAAGCAGCAGACATTCCTTAGAGTAACTCCAGTACAGACACAATTCCCTGCACTTTGTCCTGTTCAGTACATAGGTGTGCTAGCATGGTGCCCAGCAGCAAGAAAAGCACCTGGCAGTCAGACTAGGAAGCCATTCCCAGTTCCGCCTTTACCTAGCTGTGTCACATTACACTTTGCCTGAGACTACTTATAGGCTGTGTTTCTCAAGGCATAAAATGAGGAAGGTGGAAATGACTATTGAATTCTCCAGTCTAAGCACATGGAAGTGGATAGCATTCAATTATGGTAAgattttattttgggaaataaCCTTGTCTTTCTACAAGTGAATAATGAGACCTTATGTTGTATCACCATACTGTTTTAAACAAGTCTGAGTTAATCAAGGCAGATTTTTatgccattttacaaatgaaagctTCAGGTTCTAAGATGCCCAATTAGAGCCACACTGAGACCCTCGGGTGGGGCCTCTGTCAACAGCTTGCAGTGTGCGGGTCATCTGATCGGGTGCAGGCTTCTGGGGCGATGCTCTTGGAGCCCCTGAAAGCTTCGCTTGTTTACGCATTGTTGCTCTGTTTCTAACCGCGGGCAATTGAATTCTTATTATGAAGGAACTGTTTTCTAGACAAGAATTAAGATCGCAGGCATATTTTGGTATTCTAGAAAATGAAGTGCATTGCCTTTGAGGTCAAGATCACTTAATTCCAGGCTCACTCTGCTGTGAGCTGGTCCAATCATTTAATATCTCTGGCCCTCCTTCCTCCCTAGAAAGTGAGGGTTGACTTCTAGCTTTGGTATTTTAGGTTTTTATATTCATCCTATGAAGAAATGTAAGACATTTACCAGCCTGCTTAATTTGTAAGCCTTTTTCCCTCTGCATAACTTGCAAGTTGGTAACAAAATAGTCATCATTGTTTACCAGTTACCTAGCACATATATTAAAGACTTCGAGCCTGTATCCATAGAAAAGCCAATAAACTCATTTCCTTCATTTACTAGCTTTTGTTGGAAAAGGTTCCGAAACGATCTCTTTAAGCTCTACCTACTGACCCCAACAACCCTGTAGGAGACAGGCCGAGGCTGGGTTATTTTTTTACCACCTTCCTTTTatatgtgaggaaactgaggcccagagaggctaaaAGACTTGTCCATCACGTGaaccagtaagtggcagaaccaggatggGGACCCTGGTTTCATTCAGGGATGGGATAGCGCAGCTCCCATTCCACACCTGGGTTGTAAAGGAGCCCAGTCCTTCCAGCGAACAGACTGCAAACAGGAACTCGGCAGTCATGTCACCTGCAATCCCTGGGCATAGCTGGCTAATAAAGaattctaaataaagacccaacCACCCACAGGGACCAAGGAGAATAAGGACTAAGGGCCTATGGGAATGGAAACAGCGTGAAGTCACAGGCAGAGCTCCCAGGATGCTTTGCACCAGGTCCTGGACATACATTACCTGGAGCTGGTAGGTGGGCTGGCATTGTGGCTCACGGGGAGCATGCTGGGATGGGCAGGCATTCCAAGGCTGGACCAATTGTCATGGGATTGCAGCATGGATAAACATGCAGGTGAGTTGTCAGAATAGGCTAAGGGGGGAAGGTAACAAAGTGCAATTATAGATGGTGTCTTCCAAGAACAACAAAGTACAGTGAAATACCACCAATAACTGAAGCTACGTAACACTGAAAACAAAATGTACATGGGATATTAACTGTAGAAAACAATCCATTAGTCTATTTACATGGTTATCAGGGGCAAGATTTATTgccaaatatatgtatttgaaaaCATACCCTGGTAAACCCAAGCTTTTTCCCTTATCATCATTATCAGTAGATGCCCTGTAGACATTGAATCTTACTTACAATCACTGACTTGGAAttacttatctttaaaaataaatataactttacCCTGCCTTTTTACCAGTGATTACTTCATAAGAATGGGCGATAGAAACCATTACTCCAGgcaaaattagaaataagatcttcctgcctcagagtCTAGCCTCTGGTTGAACAAGTCCCAGTGACTTCCTAACCCAATAAGGTCCTTTCATTTCAAATCAGCTTTAATTGCTTAATTGTTTTATGGTATTCTTTagctattttccttcttttggagCCAGACAAAATTAAGTCTAGACATATACAGTGTTATAGAGAGAATTAGGCCAGGGGATCTTTATGGTCTATCCCAGTGTTCCTAATATTGGAGCATGCATCGGAATGGCCTGGAAGGCTTTTAAAAGCacactggccaggcgtggtggctcacgcctgtaatcccagcactttgggaggccgaggcgggtggatcacgaggtcagaagatcgagaccatcctggctaacacggtgaaaccccgtctctactaaaaatacaaaaaaattagccaggcctggtggcaggcacctgtagtcccagctccttgggaggctgaggcaggagaatggcgtgaacccgagaggcggagcttgcagtgagccgagatcgtgcgactgcactccagcctgggcgacagagcgagactccgtctcaaaaaaaagcacaCATTGCCGGGCCCCACCAAGAGCTGCTGCCTGtcagtctggggtggggcctgagactgTGCCCACTCTCGGGTGGTGCTGAGGCTCTGGCCTGGGCACCGTATTTGGAGAATCACTGGTGTAGTCAGGAATTCTTGAGCCTGGCTGCCCATCATTGTCACTTTAGAGAGGTTCATAGAAGACTCAAACCTGGGCTCTCCTCCTAAGGATCGACCATGGTTCTGTGGAGAGGCCCAGGAATCTGTCATTTTCAAAACCTGGAGCAGCAGCTCTGAGGCCTGTGCAAGGATGCAAGCCTCTGATCTGGGTGTCCGTGGTTGTTCCGCCAGCAGCGGCAGTGGCGGAGACATAAATTGAAGATCTTCTCTTGAGCTACTAAAAAACTGGGCTTGGGTATGTGTTCCAGAAAACCGTCTCCATTTTTTTAGATTCTAGACTCCTGCAGAATGCCTTTCCCAAAGTGGTCTTGCAGCCACCCACCAACCCCTGGCAGAATGAGGCTGAGGACTCACTTGGAGAATTGTTCCGATGAGCATAGGGGCTGGGGTAGGGTGAGGACCGGTGGCTCCTCAGGGTTGGGTACCTGTCACAGCTGTGcgtggaggggagggagagggcacCTCCAAACTGAGGATGAGGATTTGCAGGTGGACACAGGGTGCTGGTTCCAGGAAGAAGCCACCCCCCTGCTGTGAGAAAAGACAGTGCTGAGTAACCTGCATTAGTgctccctccatctctccagaGAGCAGAGCCCAGGCCAGGGACTGTCCCTCCATCACTCCAGAGAGCAGAGCCCAGGCCAGGGACTCTCCCTCCATCACTCCAGAGAGCAGAGCCCAGGCCAGGGACTCTCCCTCCATCACTCCAGAGAGCAGAGCCCAGGCCAGGGACTGTCCCTCCATCACTCCAGAGAGCAGAGCCCAGGCCAGTGACTTCCCACCTTCCCCTCAGGGGCCCCTGATGGGGGAAGCACCCTGAGTGTCTCATACTTAGGACACAGTCTGCCTCACAAGACATCTGAGGCCATCAGCCCCACACTCACTACCACAGGTAACCCAAGGCTTCCAATCCTGTGTGTACCTGAGTAAACCCAGGAGCCTGGCCTCAGGCAACCTAAGCTGTTTCCTCCTGAGAATCCTCTGGATTGCTTTGAGATCTACTATTCCCCAAGGCAGGTGAGCTTTCCTCCACTGAGCATGAATACAATGTAACCACAGGCAGAGAGCAGGTGAGAGATGCTGAGAGAGGTGGGGTGGTGCTTAGACAAGGGtgccctccccttctcctcctgccACCCACAGAGACGGGAGGTGCCTTCCTAGCTGGGGGTAGACCCTTTTACTGCTCACTCTCCTGGTTTAAGCTCCCCCCATTCTCCCCAGGAGAATCAGAAAGTTCTTCCAAgactccccttccttcctctaaAACTACAATTTCTTGTccactcatttttttctcctctgagactgggagtttcattctgtcacccaggctggagtgcagtggtgtgatcttggcttattgcaatctccgcctctcaggttcaagggattctcatgcctcagcctcccaagtagctgggattacaggcgcccaccatcatgcctgacaatttttgtatttttagtagagatgaggtttcaccatattggccaggctggtctctaactccctgatctcaaatgatccatccaacttggcctcccaaagtgttgggattacaggcgtgagccaccgtgcccgtcctcTTCTACACTCTTCAAGCTTTGTTGTTTTGATTGAGAAAAAGCAACCCCTAGCGGGACAACTACTGTGGCTTCAATTTCCAAACTACTAACAATTCTCCAGGCAGCACTGGAAGGAAGGGTGCAGACGTGCCCTGGCTGCCCAGCCGGCCCTGgccagagcagtggctcactctaCTCAAGTGACTGCCTTTCTGGTTGTTCAATCAGCCTAGGAAATGATGAAAAATCTACAGAATAGAAAATGCCTGTGTAAGGAGGAGTGTGCCCTGTTGATTCATCCAGCCTCTTGACCAGCCAGTGCTACCGCGTTCATTGTTTAATATCTCCAAGTCCCTTCCCCGGGTGGAGAGGACGGACCAGGATGAGAGAGAGCGTTTCTCCCAACAAATGCTGCCGTATAATCCTCTATCCTGCACTCTGACTCCTGAAAGTCCTAGAGGGAGCTAGACTTAAATCCAACTCTCTCATCCTCAGAGCCACAGGAGCTGGTGAGACATTCCTAGAACCAAAGGGCTAAGGAAAAATTTGGTTCCTAAGCATCATTGGAAAGATGGCTCTTCAACCATtaatgaaagcctcaaagaggaGGTAATGAGCTAGATTCTCCTGTTGCCTACCTAATACAGGAGAGTCCAAACACCCAGCTAGGTCTCAATGATCCaccccaggcatggtggcagctgcctcaCGGCAAAACAAAAGCACCCAGGAGAGTATCCACAGCCCCGATTAGAGCAGAGGTTAGATGGGCAACACAGCTTCAACATCACAGGGCCAAGAGCCTCGCATGGCAAAAAGGCAATCTTACATCCCAGGCACACCCAGAAACACCCTTGTCTTCTCCATCTCCACTTCCCAGCTCTCAGCAAGTCTAGTCCCGATGACGCAGAATGACATGACAGAGTGCAACAAACCGTACATTGGGAGTACCCAGGTTGCTGGCTGTCTCCGGGTTCCTCCATCATCTCTTTGTGATCACttctatcaaaatgaaaaaaaaaaagtatatcgaattttcaaaaataaggaaattcagAAAAGAGTATGTGCAGCAATATTTCATCTTTCTGCATACTTCTTTGCCCAAGGGTATTTATAGTTAGAATTCTCTCACCTTTCCTTTGCATCAAGGAAAGCTTTTGCAAATGGATTGTACTTAATTTTAAGAGCTGTGatctgaaaaacaagaaattgcATTTACTAGTATATTCCCTATTAGCCAGGGGATTTAATTTGGCACCAAGAAATTGAGAAATGCCAGTACcacttttaaatattcaaatataatcaGACTTCTTTCCACATACAGTTTTCTATTTGGAACTGAAAATAGCTGAGTAATTGTACAGAGTAGCATGCTTATGAAAAATTTTCAATGTCAATGTTCTGAGTGGGATTCACAATAAATTTAACCTACTACTAACAATGTTCCATGTGTATAAATCAGAAATGGCTGAAAACACAGTCTGGGGCTGCTTAGGAAATAGAGACCTGGAAGTTCTAGTTTTCGGTCAACGTCAACACCAACAAGGTATCCAACTAATGTCGAATTTGCAGTACTTTGGGGTTGGGCTTAGGCATAGATTTACAGGCACCTATGCAGTAGCTTGTATCTAGTTGAGTCTTCACACTGCAGAGATTTGAGGGGTTGCCCCCCCACCCTTTGGGGAAGATTTCCAAGGAAGGACATGCCCCTCTCTCACTCAAGTCTTGTTCTCAAGAAATTCTCACACCATTTAACCTGAATGCTTTTTGGATCTTTTCATTTTGAGCATTGAgaagttgtttctagttttaaacACTTGTATGGAGAATTCAAGGGGAAAATGTTTGAATGGGGACTTAATTTAAACAGTTCTCTCCTGTGCTTCCATTTCAAGTTCCGGAATATTATTTGAAAGGGCAGGAAGCCTTCCTCTCAGTGCGGGTTAGCGCGTCTCCCCGCTCCTCCAGAATCTCCACGGAGCAGCACACCACACCGCAGCACACCGGGAAAGCGATCCGCCTCTGTCCTTCTCACCTCCTCGTTCTGATAAGCAGTCACCGCTATGAACTGGGTCTCAGGGAAGCAGTGGCTGGTGATCATGCGCTGTGGACCCCCAACTCTCACTATGTGGATTCGAGGCTCATACTTATGCAAGGAGTTCAGCATGATCTGAGGGAGACAGATACAGGATTGGTGGCACTGAAAGGCCTGCGTTAAAACAGCAAAACATCCATTTCTCCAGGATGCAGAAAGTCCTCTGGATCCCAAGAAAGTGTCTCTGCTGTTGAGGGAAGTGGGGTTCCACCAGGGGAGGCTTCTCCGCGGTTTATATGTGCTATTCCCACAGCTTGTTTGGAAAAGGGATGTGAGATGCTACACACCATTAAAAGCAATGAATGCTCATCACAAAATCCTTTCACCTGGTGGAATAAAGTACTAAGGCTTTCAGGAAGGCTAtggtcatttttaaaagactgagcTTGTTTGCAACTTGCCTAACCTGGGGTCTTCCAGGAACAATCCCCGACTAAAGAATGTTCTTTAGAAAAGCACGACTTTACAAGTTTGTTCCGACTCCACGCAGTAAGTACTGTGGCgcatgtttaaatttaaatgcGACTTTGCCATCAAGGCTGATATCTTTTCCACCCCCAGGAGAGTTTAGGGCTAGACAACGGAAGTTCCCCAAAAGCTCCAGTCCTTCAAAGGGGAGTGCTCCCGCTCCCCGTTCGCCAGGCGTGGATGTTATCAGCTTAGTATAAACAGCGCTAAAGGCCTTATTAGAGAAGGCTGTGGCAGTTTCTCCAGGGCAGACGTCGCCTCCCGTTCAAGCAGCGTCCCTTCCCACAACCCCCGTGCAGAAGGCGCAGCGCGGCCCCCTCCTCGCTGGTCCCAGACCTGGCGGGCTCCTCACACCTACCTGGCCCCCTCCGTTGAGCTTGTTGGTGAGCTTGACTTTGCTGAAGGAGACGGGAGCCTTCATCCAGTGGGCCCCGAAGTTGGGCGAGTCGGGGTGGATGTAGACGCAGCTGGGCGCCTGCGGCTCCGGCTTGCCCCCCGGCACCCATTCCCCGTTCACGTACTTCCAGCGGTGGTTGTCCGCCGCCACGAAGTCCAGCAGGAAGGAGTACATGGCGTTGGGGTCCAGGCCAGACACGTTCACCTTCAGCACCGGAAACATCCTCCTGGAAAACACGGGGCGGGCGCAGGAGGACCCCGACACTGACCAGGTAGGCCGGAGGCAGAAGCTGGGCACAGAGGCCTCAGTTATTTCGGGGCACAGAGGAGCCCCCTGGGGAACGTCCGAGGGTGACTCCCAAGCTCCCCCTTCCCCGAGCCCTGCCAGGTCCAGGTGGCCTCCTCACCATCTCCACGGCCtcgggagggaggggaggagaggaccTGGCGAAGGGTTTCAGTGCAGGAGGCCACATCCCGCGGGGACAGGCGGGGACCAGGGCGCGCCTCGCGGGTCCCGGGATGCCTCCGAGGTCGGGACACCGAAGTGCGCGTTCCTCCTCCCCAAGCTTCCGCGGAGAAAGCCCCAGAAGAGGGGCTTGTAGAAATGCACTCGAGGGAGTTAACCAGAGCGGGAACAAACACAAAGCCCTCCTCCAGGAGAAAAAGGGTTCGACCTCCGGGAACTTGCCAGGTCCCCCAGGCTGCCCAGGCGCTGGAGAGCGCGGCGCGCGCGGGCTCCGGACGCGCACCCACCTGCCGTTCTTGGTCACGATCATCTCATTGGTGAGCTCCTTGAAGCGCAGCCACAGCTCGCTCTCCTCCAGGCCCACGCGCAGTTCGCGCTCTGTGGGGTCGCCCTTCTCGCTGCCCGCCTGCAGCTCATTCTCCACGGCGCTCAGCAGGTGGTCCACTCGGTACTGCAGGCTCTTTCCCGCGCTCTCGGTGCCAGGGGAGCTCATCCTCCCGTCCGGCTCCCCTCCCCGCCGTCCCCGAAGCCCAGACTCGCTACCTGAGATCCACCTTCCCTGCTCTTGGCCGCCGCCCTTCCGAGAAAAGGGGCCCCTTGGACCGAGACCTGCGACGGCTCCCGGGTCCCGGGTCCCGGCACAGACCCGGGAGGAGGGCGCGGACCAAGACTTGGGGGGAGGGGACGGGGGCAGAGGGGTGGGGAGAAGTTATTCCACTTGAACTCCCCAAGGCTCTACTAGTGTAGGTCTCTGGGGACCGAAATTCAGTGCCCTCCCCATAAATAGAGCCGCGGCGGCAGCGCTGGGGTGCTCGGCGGATTGGGCCGCGCACGCTTTGAAGTGCCGGGCAGCCTCCCATTGGCCGAGAGCGGCCATATCAGACCCAGCCGGGCGGGTCTGGGAGGCCGGGGGCCAACAATGGGCTCCCGCACGCCTGTTTCATGTAAATCCGGGGCCCCAGCCCTGCGAGCCCCGGCCCAGCCCCTACACCCCCGCCCTTCTCCAAATGTTTGCACCTCCATCAAAGCGGCGGGGCAAGCCCCGGAGGAAGGTAAGCTGGACGCCCCGGCCTGCCCCAGCCCGCCCCAGCCCGCCCCAGCCCGCACTTCCGCGAGGGGCTGCCCGGCAGCCTGCGATGCTCCCTGATTCCCGCGCGGGGTCCTCCTCGCTTTCCCAGCGCGCCCGGATCCCGCAGCCGCGCCAGGCTGGAACGTTCGCGCGGCCTCACCTGTCCCCGCTCCAGGCgcgcctccctcccctcccagggaCGAGCGCATTTGGCCGGGCTTTGGGATGCGCCGCGCTCGTCTCGCCGCAGTAGTAGTGCTGTTCTCGCGCCTCCGATGCCTCAACTCTCCAGTCTGGCAGTTTCCGGTGCACCTGTCCCCACACGTCCCTCGCCCACGGAGCCCCAGGCGGCGTTACGCACACCCAGGATCGTGGATCAGCCTGCCCCGGCGTCGGGTGTCCCCGCGGCTCTCACCATCTGGAAAAGGAAGGTCCGCGCGCAGAGAGGGAAATGGACGGaaataagcaaaagcaaaacaacccCTTCTGAGAAGTGTCCTCCTCGCTCTCTTATAAAAACAGGACTTGTTGCCGAGGTCAGCGCGCGCATCGAGTGTGCCAGGCGTGTGCGTGGTTTCTGCTGTGTCATTGCTTTCACGGAAGGTGGGAGAAGGTCGGGGCTGGCGGGGTGGTCCGGACTAGTGGGACTCGGGGCGCTTTCCCCGCCCGGCCCAGCGCCAAGCGGTGTCGGCAGCGGTTGTTTTATTACCTTTCGGTGAGAACTTACGCGAGGAGAGCGAAGGAGAGGTGACAATGAGCAGGAAATAGTTCAGTGGGGTCTCTTTAAACAGTAACATTCCTCCTAAAACGGGAGCccaggaagggggaaggaggcaGAAGCTCCCCCTTCCAAGGCCTGGCTTTGCGCTTCTGCACACCTCGCCCATTCGCTGGACGAGGGCCTGCCTCGGGTAGCAGCCTCTGTTTCCCGGTCTCCTGAGCGGGCACCCCAGCCCCAACCCCTCTAGAGAAAGCCTGCGCATCGGGTGGGGCAGCGAGTTCAGAGGAGTCTTGCGCCCTAGCAAGGGGGCTTTCCCGCGGACATGGTATCTGCGCCCCGCGCTAAgtctcccctgccccctgccccctgcccctcgCCCCTCGCCCAGCCGGGCTCGCTCCGGGGTCGGGAATTGCTGGGGAAGCCGAAGGAGGGATCCCCGCCCGGGACTCGAGGGATCGACCCGCCTCGCGGTATGCGGAGGGCTGCCAGGAGCCAGTCCCGGGGAAGGGTGCCTGCCGCCCGTGGGGGACAGggctccttctctcccttctccaacTTACACCGACGAGTCAGGAAGCCGGAGCGTCTAGTCCCTGTCCGCATTTCTCAGTGTCTTTTGATGTCTGGGATGCATGGATATTCCCAGGGGGCTGACCCGAGGTGGGGAAGTTTCCTTCTAGAAAGAGGCACCAAAAGGACCTCATTTGCTCCTGACGCCGGACCCTCCTGACACGCCTTCACTGGCTCATCGGGTCCTGGGCTTTGGGGGAGAGCGTGGTGCGTGTTACTCTCCTTACTCCGGGTATTAAAATGTCTAAGAGGTCATCGCTTTGGCCCAAGGCCTCCCGAGGATAAGATAAAAGGGAAAAGTGGAGGGGAGGTGAAGGAGGAACGAGGGTGGGTCCCAGGCAATTGAGGGCCTCGGAACCCTAGGCACGGGAGCGAAACCTCTCCTGCGGCTTCAGGGCAAAGGAGTCCCGAAGGCTGGATCCCTCCCCTGCGCTCGGACGGCGTCGCGGCCGCTTTTCCCACAGTCGGGAAGCGCCAAAGAAGACTGGAGGGTTTAACAGATCGCTCTAAAACTGTTCCGAACAGGAGGGGCACGGCCAAATAAGAATACAACTTCAGCAGGAAAGAATATTCCGTTTCTAACACGCGTAATAAAATTTCTACTCTCCAGAGAGAATGTCTGAAGCATTGAAGAGTACGACCCAGGAATTGAACCACCCAAGTCGgaggaggtagaggttggaagTCACCGACTTTGGCCAGCACTTGTGTAGTGTCACCTGTCTTCACTTTCTAACGTTTATTTTTCCTCCCCTTTCTGTGGCTGATTTTCTGATCTTTGTTCCTCGGTTCCCAGGACCAGGCCCACTCCCTCCGCCTTTTCAGCGAAGGCTGCAGTGCATGACAGTTTACAGCCAAAACTTCCTCCAGCCCGGCTATAAAGAATTCCCAGTTAATAACAATGCGCTTCCTTGGGAGGAAAGAGGGGCTGAGGCACCGCCAGCTGTTTCGCTCCCAGGGTCTATCTCTCCTTGGCAAGCCCAGCCATtcagagaaaaacaagacaaagccTTATGGCTGGGCCTCAGGA is part of the Homo sapiens chromosome 6, GRCh38.p14 Primary Assembly genome and encodes:
- the TBXT gene encoding T-box transcription factor T isoform 3 (isoform 3 is encoded by transcript variant 4); this translates as MSSPGTESAGKSLQYRVDHLLSAVENELQAGSEKGDPTERELRVGLEESELWLRFKELTNEMIVTKNGRRMFPVLKVNVSGLDPNAMYSFLLDFVAADNHRWKYVNGEWVPGGKPEPQAPSCVYIHPDSPNFGAHWMKAPVSFSKVKLTNKLNGGGQIMLNSLHKYEPRIHIVRVGGPQRMITSHCFPETQFIAVTAYQNEEITALKIKYNPFAKAFLDAKERSDHKEMMEEPGDSQQPGYSQSGGWLLPGTSTLCPPANPHPQFGGALSLPSTHSCDRYPTLRSHRSSPYPSPYAHRNNSPTYSDNSPACLSMLQSHDNWSSLGMPAHPSMLPVSHNASPPTSSSQYPSLWSVSNGAVTPGSQAAAVSNGLGAQFFRGSPAHYTPLTHPVSAPSSSGSPLYEGAAAATDIVDSQYDAAAQGRLIASWTPVSPPSM
- the TBXT gene encoding T-box transcription factor T isoform 1 (isoform 1 is encoded by transcript variant 1), whose amino-acid sequence is MSSPGTESAGKSLQYRVDHLLSAVENELQAGSEKGDPTERELRVGLEESELWLRFKELTNEMIVTKNGRRMFPVLKVNVSGLDPNAMYSFLLDFVAADNHRWKYVNGEWVPGGKPEPQAPSCVYIHPDSPNFGAHWMKAPVSFSKVKLTNKLNGGGQIMLNSLHKYEPRIHIVRVGGPQRMITSHCFPETQFIAVTAYQNEEITALKIKYNPFAKAFLDAKERSDHKEMMEEPGDSQQPGYSQWGWLLPGTSTLCPPANPHPQFGGALSLPSTHSCDRYPTLRSHRSSPYPSPYAHRNNSPTYSDNSPACLSMLQSHDNWSSLGMPAHPSMLPVSHNASPPTSSSQYPSLWSVSNGAVTPGSQAAAVSNGLGAQFFRGSPAHYTPLTHPVSAPSSSGSPLYEGAAAATDIVDSQYDAAAQGRLIASWTPVSPPSM
- the TBXT gene encoding T-box transcription factor T isoform 2 (isoform 2 is encoded by transcript variant 2): MSSPGTESAGKSLQYRVDHLLSAVENELQAGSEKGDPTERELRVGLEESELWLRFKELTNEMIVTKNGRRMFPVLKVNVSGLDPNAMYSFLLDFVAADNHRWKYVNGEWVPGGKPEPQAPSCVYIHPDSPNFGAHWMKAPVSFSKVKLTNKLNGGGQIMLNSLHKYEPRIHIVRVGGPQRMITSHCFPETQFIAVTAYQNEEITALKIKYNPFAKAFLDAKERSDHKEMMEEPGDSQQPGYSQSYSDNSPACLSMLQSHDNWSSLGMPAHPSMLPVSHNASPPTSSSQYPSLWSVSNGAVTPGSQAAAVSNGLGAQFFRGSPAHYTPLTHPVSAPSSSGSPLYEGAAAATDIVDSQYDAAAQGRLIASWTPVSPPSM